In one Syntrophorhabdales bacterium genomic region, the following are encoded:
- a CDS encoding UDP-glucuronic acid decarboxylase family protein: MYKYGPYKDSKRILVTGGAGFIGSHLCERLVSDGHDVVCLDNFFTGTKKNIAHLFNRPNFELMTHDITEPVMLEVDWIFNLACPASPIHYQYNPVKTTKVNVLGALHVLGLAKRVRARVLQASTSEVYGDPDVHPQQEEYWGNVNPIGKRSCYDEGKRLAETLFFDYLRQNKVDIKVIRIFNTYGPRMRPDDGRVVSNFIMQALRGKDITVYGQGSQTRSFCYIDDLIEGMIRMMDYETGEHERERDYTRPYLSGFPGPVNLGNPHEVQVVELAERIVDMVGSGSRVVFEQLPEDDPRRRCPDISKARQHLDWQPKVPLEEGLRKTIDYFISAGK, encoded by the coding sequence ATGTATAAGTACGGTCCCTACAAAGATTCTAAAAGGATTCTCGTAACCGGAGGGGCGGGTTTTATCGGTTCTCATCTCTGCGAGAGGCTTGTTAGCGACGGGCATGATGTAGTCTGCCTGGACAATTTTTTTACCGGCACCAAAAAGAATATCGCTCATCTTTTCAATCGCCCCAACTTTGAACTGATGACCCATGACATCACCGAGCCTGTCATGCTTGAGGTCGACTGGATATTCAACCTGGCATGTCCGGCAAGCCCTATCCACTACCAGTACAACCCCGTTAAAACGACGAAAGTGAACGTACTAGGGGCTCTCCACGTGCTTGGCCTTGCAAAGAGAGTCAGGGCACGAGTACTGCAGGCATCCACGAGCGAGGTGTATGGCGATCCCGATGTGCACCCTCAGCAGGAGGAGTACTGGGGGAACGTGAACCCCATTGGTAAACGAAGTTGCTACGATGAGGGAAAACGGCTGGCTGAGACGCTCTTCTTTGATTACCTGCGCCAGAACAAGGTGGATATCAAGGTCATTCGTATCTTTAATACCTACGGACCAAGAATGAGACCCGATGACGGCCGGGTGGTGAGTAATTTCATCATGCAGGCTTTGCGAGGCAAAGACATCACCGTCTATGGTCAGGGGTCACAGACCAGGTCCTTCTGTTACATAGATGACCTTATCGAAGGCATGATCCGCATGATGGATTACGAAACGGGCGAGCACGAAAGGGAAAGAGATTATACCAGGCCTTATCTCTCCGGTTTCCCCGGCCCCGTCAACCTTGGTAATCCTCACGAAGTGCAGGTGGTCGAATTAGCCGAGCGCATCGTCGACATGGTCGGCTCAGGCTCCAGGGTCGTTTTCGAGCAACTCCCCGAAGATGATCCCAGGAGAAGGTGCCCTGACATTTCAAAAGCCCGTCAGCACCTCGACTGGCAGCCCAAAGTTCCTCTGGAAGAGGGATTGCGGAAGACGATAGATTATTTCATATCAGCCGGTAAGTAG
- a CDS encoding MraY family glycosyltransferase: protein MVLFFGFPLVITLLMMPSIIRLAGKYGCIDHPGERRVHTNPTPRWGGLAFFIGILPIFFFMNLDNRLISYLAASSLLVLVGAIDDWKQLGYAAKLFATLAATSVVVFGGDVVLRSIGTYGSFGQISLGPAAIPFTYLCIVGVTNAMNLIDGLNGLAGGISFIASLFIAIVAYVSGNQVLAGLCVAFAGAIGAFLRYNMLAKAHVFMGDSGSLFLGFSLAFFSVTLTQDARCRVEPMLPVLLLLVPIFDTLRVMALRLFTGKNPFKADTNHLHHLLLKAGCSHRKSVLLLWSITALFGLAAMLIHSRGTSTPYLIAVLTGSIFLSIFADALGRRTHETASRTQPQIQVRDHEAVRTGATISGEMEPPTEECGPKAALGTR, encoded by the coding sequence ATGGTATTATTCTTCGGATTTCCTCTGGTGATCACGCTTTTGATGATGCCTTCAATTATACGGCTTGCGGGAAAATATGGTTGTATCGATCACCCGGGCGAGAGGAGAGTACATACCAACCCGACGCCTCGATGGGGCGGTCTGGCATTTTTCATCGGCATACTTCCCATCTTCTTTTTCATGAACCTTGATAATCGCCTGATCTCGTATCTGGCGGCCTCCTCCCTGCTTGTACTGGTCGGCGCGATTGACGACTGGAAGCAGCTTGGTTACGCTGCAAAGCTGTTTGCGACCCTTGCAGCCACGTCGGTCGTTGTTTTTGGCGGCGATGTTGTTTTGCGGAGCATCGGCACTTACGGCTCTTTCGGCCAGATCAGTCTCGGCCCCGCCGCCATTCCTTTCACGTATCTTTGCATCGTGGGCGTCACCAACGCAATGAACCTTATAGACGGCCTGAATGGACTTGCCGGGGGCATTTCCTTCATCGCCTCTCTTTTCATTGCCATCGTCGCTTACGTATCAGGCAATCAGGTACTGGCGGGGCTCTGCGTCGCCTTTGCCGGAGCAATAGGCGCCTTTCTGCGTTACAACATGCTTGCCAAGGCCCATGTGTTCATGGGCGACTCGGGTAGTCTCTTTCTCGGTTTCTCCCTCGCTTTTTTCTCGGTGACGCTTACACAGGATGCGCGCTGTCGCGTTGAACCAATGTTACCCGTGCTCCTTCTCCTTGTGCCAATCTTCGACACGCTAAGGGTCATGGCGCTACGGCTCTTTACGGGAAAAAATCCTTTCAAGGCTGATACCAACCACCTTCATCACCTTCTCCTCAAGGCCGGGTGCTCTCACAGGAAAAGTGTGCTGCTGCTCTGGTCGATCACCGCACTCTTCGGACTCGCTGCAATGCTGATCCATTCCAGGGGAACGTCGACCCCCTATCTGATCGCCGTGCTCACCGGCTCAATCTTTCTGAGCATCTTTGCGGACGCGCTTGGAAGAAGAACGCATGAAACCGCGTCAAGAACTCAGCCACAAATACAGGTACGGGACCACGAGGCAGTAAGAACAGGAGCCACAATAAGCGGGGAGATGGAGCCCCCAACAGAGGAGTGCGGCCCGAAGGCCGCTTTAGGAACACGCTGA
- a CDS encoding UDP-glucose/GDP-mannose dehydrogenase family protein has protein sequence MRISVIGVGYVGLVSGVCFAEVGNNVLCMDVDREKIERLKRGEIPIYEPHLEELVKNNIREGRLEFTDSIEEAVQHGLIIFVCVNTPQDHDGSADLQYVLKVASGIGQSLEKYRIIIVKSTVPVGTCEKVRDTIRHELEKRGTEVPFDIASNPEFLKEGVAVDDCMKPERVIVGVENSRVEEILSELYAPFVRTGAPFLVMDLRSSEMTKYAANAMLATRISFMNQMASVCERVGADVMKIMRGMGSDSRIGPKFLFPGVGFGGSCFPKDVRALIKTSEDAGFHFSILSEVMEANNAQRFNFLKRIRAFYNENVAGKKLAVWGLAFKPNTDDMREAPAIDVIKGLTSGGAACHVYDPKASENAAKIFDGDTSVVFGRNQYEVLEGAEGLILLTEWLSFREPDFDRMKNLMKRHVIFDGRNQYNPKLVAERGFSYLCIGRPNV, from the coding sequence ATGCGTATTTCTGTTATTGGTGTTGGTTACGTTGGGCTCGTATCGGGTGTCTGCTTCGCAGAGGTCGGAAATAATGTCCTTTGCATGGACGTGGATCGGGAGAAAATAGAGCGCCTCAAGCGCGGTGAGATACCTATCTATGAACCCCATCTTGAGGAATTGGTCAAGAATAACATCAGGGAGGGGCGCCTTGAGTTTACGGACAGCATTGAGGAAGCCGTGCAGCACGGGCTCATCATCTTTGTCTGTGTTAATACCCCTCAGGATCATGACGGGTCAGCCGATCTGCAATACGTGTTGAAGGTTGCTTCCGGTATAGGGCAGTCTCTTGAGAAGTATCGCATTATAATTGTGAAGTCGACTGTGCCTGTTGGTACGTGCGAAAAGGTGAGAGACACAATCCGGCACGAACTGGAAAAGAGGGGCACGGAAGTTCCCTTCGATATCGCTTCAAATCCCGAGTTCTTGAAAGAAGGCGTTGCCGTGGATGACTGCATGAAGCCAGAAAGGGTAATCGTCGGTGTTGAAAACAGCAGAGTCGAAGAAATTCTGAGCGAGCTGTACGCGCCGTTTGTAAGAACAGGCGCACCTTTTCTTGTCATGGATCTCAGGTCAAGCGAGATGACGAAGTACGCGGCGAATGCAATGCTTGCAACTCGCATCTCCTTCATGAATCAGATGGCGAGTGTCTGTGAGAGGGTCGGTGCGGATGTCATGAAAATAATGCGAGGTATGGGCTCGGATTCAAGAATAGGACCGAAGTTCCTCTTTCCGGGCGTAGGCTTCGGCGGCTCCTGTTTTCCGAAAGACGTACGGGCGTTGATCAAGACATCCGAAGATGCCGGTTTTCATTTTTCAATCCTTTCAGAGGTCATGGAGGCGAATAACGCGCAGCGATTCAACTTCTTAAAAAGGATCCGCGCCTTCTACAATGAAAACGTCGCCGGAAAGAAACTGGCGGTTTGGGGCCTTGCTTTTAAACCTAACACGGATGATATGCGAGAAGCGCCGGCCATAGATGTGATAAAAGGGCTCACGAGCGGTGGGGCCGCGTGTCATGTGTACGATCCGAAGGCTTCAGAAAATGCGGCTAAGATTTTTGACGGTGACACATCAGTGGTCTTTGGTAGGAATCAGTATGAGGTGCTTGAAGGCGCGGAAGGTTTGATTCTGCTGACCGAGTGGCTCTCCTTCAGGGAGCCCGATTTTGACCGAATGAAGAATCTCATGAAAAGGCATGTCATCTTCGACGGACGGAACCAGTACAATCCCAAACTGGTCGCCGAGCGCGGCTTTAGCTACCTTTGCATAGGGCGACCCAATGTATAA
- the rimP gene encoding ribosome maturation factor RimP produces the protein MSPYSGMAEIQQIIETVTHLVEPIVRDELLELVEVEFHPAGGRWLLRVYIDKEGGVTIGDCERVSRELERILDVDDIIDHPYTLEVSSPGLTRTLKNKGDFERYKGKRCKIVTSSLIDSRSEFEGEIREVSEESVKIMTASRAKNETRADIYDIPFCAIKKAHLEFEL, from the coding sequence GTGAGCCCCTATAGCGGTATGGCTGAGATTCAGCAGATAATCGAGACTGTCACGCACCTTGTGGAACCTATAGTGCGGGACGAACTTCTGGAACTCGTGGAAGTTGAGTTTCATCCGGCGGGCGGCCGATGGTTGCTTCGCGTTTATATAGACAAAGAAGGCGGGGTCACAATAGGCGATTGCGAGCGGGTGAGCAGGGAGCTGGAGCGAATTCTTGATGTGGATGATATTATCGATCATCCCTACACGCTTGAAGTATCGTCGCCCGGGCTTACTCGTACCCTGAAGAATAAAGGTGATTTTGAACGCTACAAGGGCAAACGCTGCAAAATAGTCACCTCGTCACTCATTGATTCGAGAAGCGAGTTTGAGGGAGAGATACGCGAGGTGAGTGAAGAAAGTGTGAAGATTATGACTGCGAGCCGGGCAAAAAACGAAACAAGAGCGGATATCTATGATATTCCTTTCTGTGCTATAAAGAAGGCACATTTAGAATTCGAGCTGTGA